In Aegilops tauschii subsp. strangulata cultivar AL8/78 chromosome 3, Aet v6.0, whole genome shotgun sequence, one genomic interval encodes:
- the LOC109770085 gene encoding glycerol-3-phosphate acyltransferase 1-like, producing the protein MVFQNILPKIGAHWLVNLYRSARKLRRLQSKPSTVAASGCTIPAAAGRTVLYDFHGGILRSRALFPYFMLVAFEGGSFLRALLLLVSFPLVWIFGEHSDASLRVMAFVTFVGLRPRDADLVARAILPKFYMEKLNAEVYDRLWLPAKRKVAVTSTPKVMAEWFLKEYMAADIVVGNELQMIKVGRRCYFTGLLGRLGPLPAGMTEKVLRSEFGVDGGMADVAVVGSSNPLNHLFTSYCKVRTFVLNSLLKFYS; encoded by the coding sequence ATGGTCTTCCAAAACATCCTCCCCAAGATAGGCGCCCACTGGCTCGTCAACTTGTACCGCTCGGCCAGGAAACTCCGCAGATTGCAGAGCAAGCCATCTACCGTTGCCGCCTCCGGGTGCACCATCCCGGCCGCTGCCGGAAGGACGGTGCTGTACGACTTCCACGGCGGGATCCTGAGGTCCAGAGCTCTCTTCCCCTACTTCATGCTCGTCGCCTTTGAGGGCGGTAGCTTTCTCCGGGCGCTACTCCTCCTCGTCTCCTTTCCTCTCGTATGGATATTCGGCGAGCACTCCGACGCCAGCCTCAGGGTCATGGCGTTCGTCACCTTCGTCGGACTCAGGCCACGGGATGCTGACCTCGTGGCCCGCGCCATCCTGCCCAAGTTCTACATGGAGAAGCTCAACGCGGAGGTGTACGATCGCTTGTGGCTGCCGGCGAAGAGGAAGGTGGCGGTGACGAGCACGCCGAAGGTGATGGCGGAGTGGTTCCTCAAAGAGTACATGGCCGCGGACATAGTTGTCGGGAATGAACTTCAGATGATTAAGGTTGGTCGCCGCTGCTACTTCACCGGGCTGCTGGGCAGGTTAGGGCCATTGCCGGCTGGCATGACGGAGAAGGTCCTGAGGTCAGAGTTTGGAGTGGACGGCGGCATGGCCGACGTTGCCGTTGTCGGGAGCTCCAACCCACTTAATCACCTCTTCACCTCCTACTGCAAGGTTCGTACATTCGTGCTTAACAGTCTACTAAAGTTCTATAGCTAA